A stretch of the Mycobacterium shigaense genome encodes the following:
- a CDS encoding ketosteroid isomerase family protein — protein sequence MTQTTQSPALTASQSSWRCAQGKDREGWLALMTDDVVIEDPIGKSVTNPDGTGVRGKEAVGAFFDNNIAQNQLTITCEETFPSSSPDEIAHILVLQSKFEGGMTSKVRGVFTYKVNDAGLITNMRGYWNLDVMEFGQE from the coding sequence ATGACCCAAACCACCCAATCCCCGGCACTGACCGCGTCGCAGTCGTCCTGGCGTTGCGCCCAAGGCAAGGACCGGGAGGGTTGGCTCGCGCTGATGACCGACGATGTCGTCATCGAGGATCCGATCGGCAAGTCCGTCACCAACCCCGACGGCACCGGGGTGCGCGGCAAGGAAGCGGTCGGCGCCTTCTTCGACAACAACATCGCGCAGAACCAGCTGACGATCACCTGCGAGGAGACATTCCCGTCGAGTTCGCCCGACGAGATCGCTCATATTCTGGTGCTGCAAAGCAAGTTTGAGGGCGGCATGACCAGCAAGGTGCGCGGCGTGTTCACCTACAAGGTCAACGACGCCGGGCTGATCACCAACATGCGTGGCTACTGGAACCTCGACGTCATGGAATTCGGCCAAGAGTAG
- a CDS encoding HIT family protein encodes MASIFTKIINRELPGRFVYEDDDVVAFLTIEPMTQGHTLVVPRAEIDQWQSVESGAFARVMGVSQLIGRAVTKAFRAERAGLIIAGLEVPHFHVHVFPTRSLSDFGFANVDRNPSPESLDAAQAKIKAALEQLG; translated from the coding sequence ATGGCGTCGATCTTCACCAAGATCATCAACCGTGAACTACCCGGCCGCTTCGTGTACGAGGACGACGACGTCGTCGCGTTCCTCACGATCGAACCGATGACGCAGGGCCACACGCTGGTGGTCCCGCGCGCGGAAATCGATCAGTGGCAGAGCGTCGAGTCGGGCGCGTTCGCGCGCGTGATGGGGGTCAGCCAGTTGATCGGCAGGGCCGTAACCAAGGCGTTTCGCGCCGAGCGTGCCGGCCTGATCATCGCGGGGCTGGAGGTTCCCCACTTCCACGTCCACGTGTTCCCCACCCGCAGCCTCAGCGACTTCGGCTTCGCCAACGTCGACCGCAATCCGTCACCGGAATCCCTGGACGCGGCGCAGGCCAAGATCAAGGCAGCGCTCGAGCAATTGGGTTAG